From a region of the Candidatus Zixiibacteriota bacterium genome:
- a CDS encoding DUF3108 domain-containing protein, whose amino-acid sequence MSFKDRLQRFVLVALVGIGLVPLFYFVTVEVQIAGAASADDIDSTVDTKAWERFIENVAFGVGEKLTFDINYGFINAGTADMEVPRLIEYEGRPCYQIVTHAESNDFFSTFYKVEDRVESILDATGLYSWRFEKNLREGSYTADRMYSFDQENNLAYYDNDTIPVPTVVQDALSVLYYVRTQNLEVGKSLYVDNFTDGKQYPLEVKVLKKERVEVKAGTFDCIVVEPLTQSVGVFKHEGRLKVWLTDDRLRMPVLMKSKVLVGSISAELTDYTIGELVSF is encoded by the coding sequence ATGAGTTTCAAGGATAGATTGCAACGCTTCGTCCTGGTAGCGTTAGTCGGCATAGGACTAGTGCCGTTGTTTTATTTTGTAACGGTGGAGGTGCAAATTGCCGGAGCCGCTTCGGCTGATGATATCGATTCCACTGTCGACACCAAGGCCTGGGAACGGTTCATCGAGAATGTGGCCTTTGGCGTCGGGGAGAAGCTGACTTTCGATATTAATTATGGTTTCATCAATGCCGGCACCGCCGATATGGAAGTTCCTCGCCTGATCGAATATGAGGGTCGACCATGCTATCAGATCGTTACGCATGCCGAATCGAACGATTTCTTCTCGACTTTCTACAAGGTCGAAGATCGGGTGGAGTCGATCCTTGACGCCACCGGTCTTTATAGCTGGCGATTCGAGAAAAATCTTCGCGAAGGTTCTTATACCGCCGACCGCATGTACTCTTTCGACCAGGAGAATAATCTCGCTTATTACGATAACGACACGATCCCCGTACCTACCGTTGTTCAAGATGCGCTTTCGGTGCTCTATTACGTTCGCACCCAGAATCTTGAAGTGGGGAAGTCGCTCTACGTTGACAACTTCACCGACGGCAAACAATATCCGCTGGAAGTCAAAGTTCTCAAAAAAGAACGGGTGGAGGTTAAAGCCGGCACGTTTGATTGCATCGTGGTTGAGCCGTTAACTCAGTCGGTGGGAGTGTTCAAGCACGAAGGTCGGCTCAAAGTCTGGTTGACAGACGACCGTCTTCGCATGCCGGTGTTGATGAAGTCAAAAGTGCTGGTCGGATCGATATCAGCCGAGTTAACGGATTACACGATAGGTGAACTGGTATCTTTCTGA